From Halomarina ordinaria:
CTCGGCGGCGGCTGTATCGCCCCCATCGGCGTCTACGCCCGCCTGCGCGGCGAGCAGGTCGACGTCGTCGCCCGCGTGCTCAGCACGGACGGAACCGAGGAGGTGCGCGAGAGCCGGTCGCTCCCCGTCGAGGACCACCACACCGCCGCCCGCCGGTTCGCCGAGGACCTCCGCGAACGGGGGGCGGCCGACCTCGTCGACGCGGCCCGCGAGGAGGCGGACGCGGACGAGCGCGACACGGCCGCCCGCGAGGACGGGGGCGAGTGAGATGAGCGAGGACACTCCGGGTCGGGTCTCCCTCGTCGGGAGCGGTCCCGGCGACCCCGACCTGCTGACGGTGAAGGCCCGTCGACTGCTGGAGGACGCCGACGTCGTCCTCCACGACAAACTCCCCGGTCCGGCGATACTCGACCTGATACCAGAGGACCGCCGCGAGGACGTGGGTAAGCGCGCCGGCGGCGAGCGCACCTCCCAGGAATACACGAACGACCGGCTGGTCGAACTCGCACGCGAGGGAAAGCACGTCGTCCGGTTGAAGGGCGGCGACCCGTTCGTCTTCGGCCGCGGCGGCGAGGAGGCCGAACACCTCGCGGCCAGCGGCGTCCCCTTCGAGGTGGTCCCCGGCGTGACGAGCGCCGTCGCCGGGCCGGCCGTCGCCGGCATCCCGGTGACCCACCGCGACCACGCCTCCTCGGTGACGTTCGTGACGGGCCACGAGGACCCGACGAAGCCCGAGTCGGCGGTCGACTGGGGGGCGCTCGCCGCCACCGGCGGGACGCTCGTCGTGCTGATGGGGGTCGGCAAACTCCCCGAGTACACCCGCGAACTCCGCGAGGCGGGCCTGAGCGACGACACCCCGGTGGCGCTCGTCGAGCGTGCGACGTGGCCCGACCAGCGCGTCGCGGTCGGCACCCTGGCCGACATCGTCGACGTCCGGGACCGTGAGGGCATCTCGCCGCCGGCCATCACCGTCGTCGGCGAGGTGGCGGGGACGCGCGAACGCCTGCTCGACTTCCTCGCGAACGGACGCGGCGCGGACGAC
This genomic window contains:
- the cobA gene encoding uroporphyrinogen-III C-methyltransferase, translating into MSEDTPGRVSLVGSGPGDPDLLTVKARRLLEDADVVLHDKLPGPAILDLIPEDRREDVGKRAGGERTSQEYTNDRLVELAREGKHVVRLKGGDPFVFGRGGEEAEHLAASGVPFEVVPGVTSAVAGPAVAGIPVTHRDHASSVTFVTGHEDPTKPESAVDWGALAATGGTLVVLMGVGKLPEYTRELREAGLSDDTPVALVERATWPDQRVAVGTLADIVDVRDREGISPPAITVVGEVAGTRERLLDFLANGRGADDEVFGA